Part of the Rutidosis leptorrhynchoides isolate AG116_Rl617_1_P2 unplaced genomic scaffold, CSIRO_AGI_Rlap_v1 contig556, whole genome shotgun sequence genome, AGATGCTATATATCCGCACAAGAAATTTCATGACACAGATTGAAAGGACGAGATAAGAAGGCAATAATTAAATAAATTTTACTCAGCTCAATGTGTTTCCAGACAGTTCTGACTAGTTAGTAAATGTTCCAAGTTCCAAGCAAACAATTCTTTGTTGCAAGTTCTTAAAATCAACTCATCAAAGATGAAAAATGTAAAGGAGGTGCAATCATGGCCCATGATTAAATTAGATGAACATACAACAAGAATTATCCCCTCGAAATAGTAAGAAAGAAAAAAAGTCTCGACAGAAAATTGATGAGAGAAAGTCTATATCTTATCCTTTTTAGTTTTCCTTCTTTTCTTTACTCTACGTTTTACTCGGACTGGAAAGATGGGGAAGAGTAGAAACTGACTTGAAGAGATCAGAATCTGAATTCAGGGTCCACATCCATTGCCCAAGCAAACTTTTCCAGGAGAGACTTGTTAAATATCTACAGAATGACAAATTGTATCAGAACAGAAATCCATTCGACAAAAGAAGCATTAACTTACTAGGACATCGAAATCATTTTTCACCTTCTCGATGGGTACTTCATGGCGTTTGCACCATGCTACAGAGATCCGAGGGTCGAGATAGTTTATTTTAGACGTGCCCAATGCAACAGTTTTAAGATCCTCTTTTGTTTTCATATCCCGCTCCATTTTCTCTATCTTAGCATTGGACTGAGCTATCTTCTTTTTAATCCTGTAAATTGAACAGTGTAGCTAACCACAGTAAAAGGGCATACTCAAGATAACAGAAGAAAATAAGAGAGTACTAAGGGcatataagttcatattacgcttcTGGAGCCAGGTTCCTCTTTTGCTTTCCTTCAGAATCT contains:
- the LOC139884468 gene encoding DNA topoisomerase 1 beta-like → IQEIRDLVAELETDLDRANKGKPPLKDSEGKQKRNLAPEAIKKKIAQSNAKIEKMERDMKTKEDLKTVALGTSKINYLDPRISVAWCKRHEVPIEKIFNKSLLEKFAWAMDVDPEFRF